A region from the Medicago truncatula cultivar Jemalong A17 chromosome 6, MtrunA17r5.0-ANR, whole genome shotgun sequence genome encodes:
- the LOC25495235 gene encoding uncharacterized protein, whose amino-acid sequence MQSVNDFLRRFVNVKVLDLSGSNLTILSEWVKECHFLQRLCLNDCKYLQEITGIPPSLKCLSALHCNSLTSSCRSMLLTQDVHEDGGTEFSLAGSARIPEWFDQQSKGPSISFWFRDRFPSIALFVASKSMDNKHLNSDFPSLTAYLRTNIYKYDIEFDIDSINLNLVIQPDHTYLYDLRLQEMKLESVLGEALLIAEWIHAEITFKCEGCIEEALVIESGIHVFKLKSSMEDIRFTNPYE is encoded by the exons ATGCAATCCGTCAACGATTTTCTTCGAAGGTTTGTCAATGTGAAAGTTTTAGACCTATCGGGAAGTAATCTCACCATTCTTTCAGAATGGGTCAAAGAGTGTCACTTTTTACAAAGACTTTGTTTGAATGATTGCAAGTATCTCCAAGAAATTACAGGGATTCCGCCAAGTTTAAAATGCTTGTCTGCATTACACTGCAACTCATTGACTTCCTCATGTAGAAGCATGCTACTTACTCAG GATGTGCATGAAGATGGAGGCACCGAGTTTAGTTTGGCAGGAAGTGCTAGGATTCCAGAGTGGTTTGATCAACAAAGCAAGGGACCATCAATTTCTTTCTGGTTTCGTGACAGGTTCCCTTCCATAGCTCTCTTCGTTGCTAGTAAATCAATGGATAACAAGCATCTCAACAGTGATTTTCCTTCATTAACAGCCTATCTGAGAACCAATATCTATAAATATGATATTGAGTTTGACATCGACAGTATCAATCTCAATCTCGTGATACAACCAGATCATACATATCTATATGATCTACGACTGCAAGAGATGAAACTCGAATCTGTACTAGGCGAAGCACTTTTAATAGCTGAATGGATCCATGCAGAGATTACGTTTAAGTGTGAGGGTTGCATAGAGGAAGCATTGGTTATAGAAAGTGGAATTCACGTATTCAAGCTGAAAAGTAGTATGGAGGATATTCGATTCACCAATCCGTATGAATGA